One Microtus pennsylvanicus isolate mMicPen1 chromosome 10, mMicPen1.hap1, whole genome shotgun sequence genomic window, agcataaaatatattgatCTTTGAACAATAATCAATAAACTACTATTTAATTTAGAAGCATGAAGGCTGGGAGATAAAATAACAAATCTCACAGAATAATATGGATATACCAAAGATTTGATCCCTTAGTCCaaaataggagaaaaataaaacttgtcattttagaaattttacttataacaataaaattatgtataataatttataaagtaataaaactaTTATTTTGTTGGTTGAGGTATTGTAACACAAAAATAAAGCTCCAATACAAATATATGAAGTCATGAAAcatcaatgcacacacacaatttctttcCTGTCTGTAGAGCTTTCCattctatgtgtgggtatgtggttTTATACGTGACTAGTGCTATTTGGTTTTACCCGAAGTCTCCAGACTATCTAGTTTCTGATTCTCGGTTACTCAAACAGTGCCCTGTATGTGTTACATCTCATGGATTAAATActaaatcaaatcagatattggttagtTACTTCTACAAGATTTGTGCCACGATTGCACTAGCAATGTCTTCTTTATCAGAAGTCATTTGTCCATTGTGTGTGGaattatgtctgggtcttcaattcaattccattgatcaacatgtctcTTTTTGTgtcaataccacactgttttcattactgttgcTTCATAGTACAACTTGATATCAGCCATAATGATATTTCCAGGAGTTCTTTTATCATCTggaattgttttagctatttttttgtgtgttttcatatgaagctgaaaattatcgtttcaagatctgtgaagaattgtatttgGATTTTGATAGAGATTACTCGaactctgtagattgcttttggtaggaggCTCATTTTTACTACATTAATCCTGCTGATACATTCACATAGGCGATCCCTCCATCTTcttatatcttcttcaatttctttcttcagtgtgttAATGTTTTGCTTATAAAAGTCTTTACCTTtgttggttagagttatcccaatgtattttatattatttgagaatGTTGTAAAATTGTTGTTTTCCTGAATTTTTTCTTAGatcatttgtcatttgtacaAGATGGAATACTGAATTCTGTGAGTTAATTTTTAGGGTCATTAATATATACTACCAGATAATTTGCAAATtaagatattttgacttcttcctttccaaccttcatccagcaactgatagaagcagattcAAGGATCCACAGCTATCACCGGGCCAAGTTCTcggagtccagtcgaagagaaggagaaatgagaatatatatgatatattgataatatatatgttataaatacacacatacaatatatatgataatataatatgagcaaagggttaAGACCATGACTGAGATACTCACAGAAGCAGCTgaagctgacctgagctagtgggagctcactgactcctgactgacagctggggaacctgcaaaGGGCAAAACCAGGCCCTCTGAtggtgggtgacaattgtgtggctggggcagtctgtggggccactgaccgcaggaccaggatttatccctagtgcttgaattgaatttttggagtccattctttTTGGAGCGATACTTTGCTGAGGCTAAATATAGGGGGCAGGGCTTTGTTCCttcctcaaagtgatgtgtcagagtttgttgactctccatgggaagccttaccagctctgaggagtggatgggtggtggggtgtggagaaggtgggagaagtgggaggagggggaaatgtgGGAACTAGAATAGGTATGTAAAATGCAAAAGgatcatttaaaaaacattaaaaaagacatAACTTCTATATTTGTATCTGTCAGATATCATAGTGAACTAAATATCTAACACAGACATtgcatcattttgaaaaaaatacaagttattataactggttttctttttttttttaatttatttatttattaaggatttctgcctcctccccgcaaccgcctcccatttccctccccctcccccgatcaggtcaccctccctcatctgctctaagagcaataagggttccctgacctgtgggaagcccaaggaccgcccacctctatccaggtctcctaaggtgagcatccaaactgcctaggctcccccaaagccagtacgtgcagtaggatcaaaaacccactgcgattgttcttgagttctcagtattcctcattgtcctctatgttcagctagtccggatttgtcccatgctttttcagacccaggccagctggccttggtgagttcccgatagaacatccccattgtctcagtgtgtgggtgcacccctcgcggtcctgagttccttgctcgtgctccgtctccttctgctcctgatttggaccttgtcAAACTGTCTCACATTAGAATAACCTCAGTAGGGAGTCTCATCTAAAGAATTATCTTGAATGATGTAGGAAGGCCACCCTTATGAATGCAACTCTTTCTGTTAAGATGTGTTTgagtgggagggggaggtaaataaagtattttagaaggaagttttctctctcttttctcttgtgGCCTCTCCTATTGCCAGGGAGTTGTTTTGCCTCCATTTTTGCTTCTGCAGCTAATTCCTTCACTGATAGTAAAACTAGATTTTCCAGCTTTCATCCTGGAAAGGGAACCAGCAGTTTTCCAGGAACCTCACAGATTTGAGGCGCAAGATTAGGATGACTGCAGTATCTTGCCTTGAATGGTTGGATAATTACCTGTCCATTGATTGCACGCTAGTGATAACACCTGTTCCAAGACTACTACTATTGAGGCTCTCATTCTCAAGGACAGAGTACCAGGTTCTCAGGCTCAGGAATGATTTGGCTGTTGTgactattttaaaatttgcttgGTAAAatctgaacaaataaataaatacattaattagTATCTTGGGTGTATTTCCAAAATAATGCTAGCAAAATCAAATCATAAATTTTATAATCAGAATAGAAAGGATATGCCATTTTAGTTTAGTATATAACACAATTATATTCTGTGGAAGAGACATGCTTCTTATAAGAAATATAAATCCAccgaagaaaaaataaaaatcacctttCCAGAGGCTCTTTAAACTATATAGTAGATTGttcccatattttaaaaagtataaattattAACTTTAATATAAGtgacaaaatagataaataagattTTTCTATCTCAGTGTCATTCAAAAATAAGAATATGGAGATACTGGAAGAAATAAATGACATCAATAGACAAAgtatttttacagttttttattattagatGGTAGAATTTATTTACACTTCAACTAAAATGATAGCATTTAGTAATCTGAAAGTACACCACATTTAATACATGTACAGATCTTGTAATACATtgcaattaaatatttctttgatatagatatatgtttattatatatatgcatcatATATTATTAGGCAAGGATTTTAAGAACGTAATAGGTAAAAAACATAATTGGCAGATGCTGATGTTGTCAAGTTTGTAGATTTCTTTTATCATTGCttctcattttaaatttctaccccaattttaaaattccaaaggTGAGACATAAAACTTTTGTGGAAGTATGAGGTCATCATCATCCAAGCACTGACTGGTGTTATTTCAGTGGCACATTCATTTGCTGGGAAAGAATGTTGTCCTCTTAGTGGATATGGAGAGATATATTAATGTGAGCACACTCCGGTGAACAAGAGTGTGCCTCCATCTAATGGGGAATATTCATCAGCTAGAGTGAGTGTGAGTCCAGTCTTTCGTATCTACCTGGGTTATGATTAATCTGTTTAATCTGtagaaagaaatgtgtttttatgcattttttttgttgctgGTATCAATGTTGAAGTGATAGACAGCTATTCTGGAGTCAGAATTAGTACAAAACAACATATTTCCACCCTTTCCCACGATAAGAAATATATCATTTCTATATGCTGCAACCCATCATCAAATACAATATCATATAGATATATAGTTATCTAAGTACATTTTCTGTACCTAGAAAAATTGATCCAAACTAAACCTGACATAGCTGACATGTTTACATTTTACTTCAACATGTTACAAAACTCTTCTGGTGTCTTTTTACTGAtggttaatgaagaaataaaggcttttttattatgaatagaatatcaagatatatttttataaaatatggtGGAAGAAAGACTGTgaatcattttaatataaaagttattacatttaaaaatactattgCCTGGTTATTTGAAAAGTATAATAATTTTTTACTGCACACAAGCTGTGTTTTAGAAGCAGTTACACACATTTACCACCAAAATAAGGAATATTACTTCTACTTATAACCAAATGGCAACATCTGACTTTACGTCTTGGAACTCATTGTAGGTAAATGATCGTGACCGTCTCCTAAGATTTGATCGTCTCTGTGGTCTTCCTTCTATCAAATGTAAGTAGATTTCGGATTTCAGAAAGCGTTTGTAACTGTCTTGTTCCATGAGCTGGTACACTCTGCTTTGTGCTGCATCAAAACTTTGGAGAGTTGGCTGTGTGATGCTCTTAGTAATTACTTCTTTGGTGTGAAAGTCAAGGTTAACCTGCATAAATAGGAGCAAGGTATAATTACAGGCTATCTAATACAACATGTTTGAGAACATCTCGTAGTCTTATAGTATTGGAAGGGCTATGGTGTGTTTGGATATGGGGTTCTTTCTCCTAGGGTCTAGGAATACAAGAGTGCACTTGAGGATTCTTATCTGGCTCTCCTATCTCTTTGTTAATAGTCATGCTTATTCCAACACTGCACAGTTGAATAATGGAATGGTGGCTTCCATATGATCATCACTTTAACTCACCCATTTTCACAGCGAGGAACTAAAGTCACAGAAGTTAAAGAGTTTAAGTTATAGGGAATGAGAGATTGGGGCTTGGTTGGGAAATCAGTAAGACCCTTCTGTTCAAGCTGCTACTTTTTTTCATCATGTTATTTTTCCTACAAGCAAAAATGTATCAACAGATGAATGTGTCTTTAACATACAAGctcatataattaattttattatatcccTGTTGATGTATTTGgaattaatattatattttcagGAAGCTATCCTGTTTTCCACTTTGGGTAATCATATAACCtgttatatttttacataattaagcaaACACCCTTTCTTAGAGCAATATATTCATATAAAGAGTATTGTTTTACAGAGTATGTTATAGCTTCAGTATTAAAGATTTTCCAGAGATTTGTTACTATAAGTATAATAATCAAGGTTTTGTTGTTACCCTGTAGCACTATTAGACAGTGATGGAATCCTTAGGAGGTAGGATCTAGCTCAAAGAAGTTAGTTTCTTAAAATCCTGCATTGAGAAGATACTGGAATTCTGGTCTCTCCCTcagttcatttctatttcttcctatTGCCTGCTCCCCCTCTCTACTTTTAGGCGCTATAAAGTGAGCAAGTTTCTCTGCCACGCATTTCTGCAATTACATATAGATTTGTCAAAGCGCCCAAATCAGCAAAACCACATGTCCCCTGAAATGGgagcaaaatattttcttttcttttttctttaatttgaatgATCTTAGGTATTTGTCTAACAAGCAAAAGGTAGCATGATAGTAATAATTTGTAGTTGAATATCAAGAGCATTTGTTCCACTCTGGAAGTAGAAATACTGCTTATTAAATACAGTTAGAAACatcaaattatttaatatttaatgacaGCCAATATCTGCTAAACTTATAGTCAACTTATGGACTGTACTCATTTAATTGTaatcaaaagaaaggagaatTGTTTTTCACTCGAAACACTGCCAAAGTAGAGTTACATCATTTGtctattaaacattttcttttgggCTGTCCTAAGatgacaaaataatttctttgaatACATGAAATTTTACATaggtatataaaattatttttaaattatatgtattattttgAGGACATGCATGCTATAGAATAGTGTGACTATCAGAGAACACATTAGGGGAGCTGGTTGCCTTTTTACACAATGTGGGGGCTGGGCATTGAATTCGGGTCTTAAGGCTTGTAGATAAACACCTTTAACCACCTTTAATGTTGCTAAGTATAATCTTGTAAAGTATCACATAATTTTTAAACAGTGTTCAACATACTTATATTTGTGTGTCTTGTCTTTATCACATTCagaaatctttattttctaaTAAGTTGTTTCTGCTAATGTAGTTAATAAACGATTATAGAAAGAATCAAAATGTTGCAACTTTATTCACTCTTTGTCTAGCTCTGAAGAttgattttatagttttaatCCACTATAATATTATGTCAATAAGTAGAAACCTGCAATTAACCAGTTTAACTTTAACAAACTCTTGAGCTCTCTGGTAGAATGAGTGGGGTGAAAACAGAACCCATGGAAGTGTCAAGTAGTTACATGTGTTTTCATTTATCACTGTACCTCTTTTGGAGCATCATTCTGAATGAATTTCTCATATATTGCTTTGGCTTTTAGGCTGATTTGTTGAGGTTCCTTGCATTTCTTGAAATCTTCACAGGCTACCcaaaattcaatgttttcctcACTGAATTCAGTTTTAAGAAATCTAGTAAAAGAATCCAGTCCATCTGCCAAAACCAAATAATATTTTGTTACTATAACACATTCATGCTGGAAAGATGTCCTACTTGATAATAAATCATAGGCAAGTACTAACAGTAAAAGTTAGCCTCCTTCTAATTCTATACCTGCACCTTTAACCAATATGTGTGGGTGCTTcatataaaataactttttgaaCAAATGAAGAAGGGTACTGTTTCTATGAAATAAGGCTAAACTACAGATGTAAATCCTTAAATCTAGGAGTAAAAGGGATCATCCTACACAGCTCAATTTACATCTCTTCTATTCATGACACAGAAGGATTGTTCTATAGACTCCTGAAGTTTTTCTCTTGGATTTAATTCTGCCCACTATCAGACCATGGTTTTTGTGCTGGAGACCCTCAAGTTCTGTTTCCATTGTCTCTACATTTTCAATTTCTACACCGTCTATCTTCTTTTTCCAAGTCTCTGCACCAAATTCATACTGCCTGCCTGTCCTGATTATGAACAGGCTTAAATTCTCAGGCCTAACATAGTCCATGAGACTTCTCACATGCTTTGAAGGAAATAATTCATGatggaaagacaatgaaaataaagCATAATTTAGTAATATATATTTGTGAAAATTTTGAGGAATATAAAGTCAAATACTATTTtatgaaatacatattttaaaattaaaagaataagagACATATGTAAAGTAGCAACTTGACATTTACCacttaaacatttaaatacacaCTGTTTTTGTCCTTTTGTCTTATATGCCATCAGTCTTATATGCTTGAGACAGTCAATAAGTTCTAAAAAATTACCTAGACTCAATATTATGATTGCCTACCTCCTATGCGTTTTtgaatggatttttcttttacaCAATCAAgtttctgaatatttaaaattaagaaaatgctatcCACCTGACAGCTAACTAGTGAACTAGATGTGCTGACCTTTGCAAAATGCTAAAAAAGTGACTGGTACACGATAACTACTCCatcatggtggtggtggcggtggtaaTGACGAGGATGGTAATATTTGTGGATATTATCGATAATTTATGTTTAACCATGTAaagcttttataaataaaatgtatcaaCCTACAAATTCTACTGTAAGACATTCTGACTTTAATCTTGTGTTTTTTCAACTGCTTTGgctagcttttctttttctggttatgagactttttttaaattgagattatTGGCTGAAGTGGGAGGATCTAATGGAAAGACATTATTGTTGAAGAAAACAACTACACAACATACTGAACAGGGAAAAGATGAGTCAGCGTGTACATAGTACCTTTACCTCTACTAGCTAGTGTTCTTGGTAGCAGGAGTATGCGCCGCATGATACTGTTACAGGATATATGATCACAATGTGAACCCTAagtttgtattaattaaacaaaaCCTTGGGTCAAGAGGTGGAGCCAATGACTAGCTGACAAGAAGTATTCATAGAGAGAAGGAGTCTGGAAAATGGATAGAAAAatgcacaggaagtagtagggagggacttttGAGTGTGGGTTGTAGGCTAAAAAGGAAAGTCAGCTGGCTGCTTTTCACCCTCTCAGAGCTAGAAAGTTTTCACCCCTGTATCTGACTtgcaagtctttattggtaaaataaaacaattagagacttaattaaaaactgtattttgcTGCAGAGGCAGTTCTTTCAGGACTTGCAcctgagcagtggggctgtgaTTGCAGAGCCACAGTCAGTGGCTGAAATAGCAGGAGATTCAGGTGTAGCTGCTTTGCTAATGATAAAACAGAatactaccaaaggagaaacgcaaacacaaagccagccacaaaactctttgatctacaatgatgttctgcctgcaagatatgctagtaCAATGATGGCACAAAGCTTGTAAAAGAaatcaatcaataattgatttGACTTAAGATTTGACTATGATATGGAAACAATACTCAACACTGCTCGAGtgatcaagaacctgagactagagagCCCAGATATCTAGAGTAAAAAAACAAATACTGCTGTCTATAAATgaggaatgtagcaataaaaagactcataatgacattctgctataccccTACATCAgcgccttgctcagccatcatcagagaagcatcatcctgcagcagatgagaacaaaaagagacccacagccagacatgcCAAGAGTGAGGGATCttagaacactcagtcctaaatgggatgtctccctCAGGGATAAGGGAATTTGGTGGAAAAGGATGTGGAAAGGTACAAGAGCAAGAGGGactggaagacaccaaggaaacaaggccctctaaatcaacaggatTAATgcaatatgaactcacagagaccaaggCAGCATGCATGGGGCTATATTGGTCTACATTGGAGAGGGTCCAGAGCTAAAAGACGAATTGGAGACATGCCTCTATCCCTAGCACAGAAGccatctccaattgataaccacttgcagaAGGATATTTAGTTTCTCCAAGAATGCCTTACAGTGGAATCAAAACACTCTTAACGGTGAGTTTCATACCCAGCAAAAGACAGACAACAGAAAACAACTTCTATGACGTCATTGGAAGTTTCTTGTTTTATAATGTGTCagggtcttttctttttccttttaaattttatcttttggttttaatttttagtccctttttaaattctcttttatttattttttttaaatttcaggtcCTTTCTGTTTATATAATGGCTTCTGGTTTTGTGGTTTTATAGGATTCCTGTGTGGTAAAACAAGTAAGATTTTGCATCTaatctgtttcttgtgctttttttcttgggatatttttgtctgttttctatttttatctaattcctatgtgtttgttttagttttttcttattttattttattattatcctttagaAGTCTGtttctaatgaaagaaagaagaaagaaagaaagaaagaaagaaaaaaagaaagaaagaaagaaagaaagggcatggaTATGGGGTTATGTGTGAAGAGTAGATGGAGAGAAagcataatcaggatatattagttgagaaaaaaatctatatttggtaaaaagaaaaaatatgtaatcagtatttttatgcatttttaggacaaaaggaaaaaatctaTTACAGAATTGTAATTAGTAAGACAATTCAGTCTACATTATCCTGTAtgattctttttatctttctgtcttccttctgtcctcaATTATCAcctcattttatcttttcttggtCTCTTTTTTAGGCAGTAGAATATGCTGAATGgcatggagacaagaggatcataaGTTAGACTTCACAGATGGCTTTTAATTATGTGAAAAGTTACGTGTACTATATGTTGATAATTTGTCTTTTAAACATAGGTTTTCATTTGTAATCAGTCAAAAAATTTGAGACTGCTTGCTTGTGTTGGAGTTGTATTGTAGAAAAAGCATTGAGAGAAGGGAAATATACTTCATGTGGACTTTAGATAAACTTCCTTAGAGGAAATGATTTTTGAGTTGGAATCAAAGTATTTTTACAAACTTTCTTTGGATTTTGTCACACTTTCTAGTTATAAAATGGTttaactatgttcaaagcagcattgtttgtcatagccagaacctggaaacaacccaaatgcccctcaaccaaagagtggataaggaaaatgtggtacatttacacaatggagtactacatagcagaaaaaataacgacatcttgaaatttgcaggcaagtggattgagctagaaaacatcatattgaatgaggtaacccaaaccagaaagacaattatcagatTCACTCATGCATTACTAGTTTTTAACCATAAggcaaggaaaaccagcctaaaaatcacaattccagagaacatagacaacaataaggactctaagagagacatatatggatctagtctacatgggaagtagaaaaagataagatctcctgagtaaattgagagaaTAGGGACCATGGCAGAGATttgaaagagaggggagaagaagagaggggagcagagaaaaatgtatagctcaataaaatcaatacaaaaagaaaaaaatctattttttcctGTTGCCACAGGTAAGTTGTTACATGGGGAGAATTTGTTAGCCATATTCGAACATTTAGACAGATGTATACTACTGAAACAActcttcctttaaaatatttcttttcaaattcaaagactctttttctcttcctttttacaCACATGCTCAAACTCACacatactgtggtggtttgaataaaaatgaatcgCATAGGCACATAGCAAGTGGCACTActaggagatgtggtcttgttggagtaggcgtggcttTGTTAGGGAAGAGTGTCACTAGAGACAGGCTTTGACATCTCAGATGCTTAAGGCCTGATTAGTGTGGCATTCTCTTTCTATTGCCGGCCTATCCAGATagagaactctcagttccttctaaagttgccatgtctgcctgcatgccaccatgtttcctaccataaaaataatggactaaacctctgaaactgtaagccagtcccaattaagtgtttttcttataagagttgcaatggtcatgatgtctcttcacagcaatagttgTGGCAGAGTATCCTGCTGGCCTGGCACCAAAGAGTTGACAAAAAGCACCAATGACCGCTGTGCCAAGCTTGGCCTAGTTCTGGAGTTAGCACCCAGTTCTTATCCATCCTTTATGTTACAAATACCTTTGTTGTCCTATGTGAACCTTGTCTGAGAATTTCCCATGGATACAAAGTCTATGCAAAACTTGATTAGAGCGCAACCCGGAAAGCTGTGGTACCTCCTTAATCAAATATTTGCACTTGGTATTGTATTTAGGTTGTTATGAGCATATGGGATATACTGGCTAAAGTGTAAatattggaaaacataaaattgCCCTGGGCTATGGAAAAGGGTTTCATTCCAACAGGGGTGGGATCCTTGCAGCCATACAGGTTAACTTCATTCTCaaagtgtctctgagtcttcagtCACAAACCCATGTGAACCCTTACACACttcaacatcacacacacacacacacacacacacacacacacacacacacacacacactgcatatagTCCTCAAAATACAAATGTAACAAGCTAAATCTTCATGCTGAAACTTGTACTTATATTTTCAGGACTGACCTTTGATATTAGATAATTAGGGGCACATGGGAGGGTTTTGAGGAAGtatggaaagggaaagagaaatgatgtaattgtaatCGCctcaaatgaaaaattatttgtaaGATATAATTCACTTTAATAAGGTTTTAAAACATCTTATCTCCATCTCCAGTGtcttatccattctcttaatctgtctcttatgttttaaatttctctgtTCTCTAATAAGTCTCAACTTAAGAATTCAGAACGTTGTGTTCTACTTTCTCTTCAGTGCTGCCTGCTCCTTTTTTCTTAGCTTCTTCCTACGTGTCAACATTTTTTCCCTGAAACTTCTCTTTCTTGCTGTACTTTTTATACGTTTTTTGAACgtgaaggagagaaaaaacttTAGAAACAATGAAACTTCTCTGAACTAAAAGAtttattgggggggggtgttcagacagggtttctcttatcTGTGTGTAATAGCGGGGCTTTCTTCTACTAACACATTGCATAGTGAAGATAAATAGTAACAGATGAGATAAATTTTATCTCTatcaatattatatttaaatggACTAAACAGAACCACTGTATACAAATCAAGAAATGAAGATAAGAGATGTATACAAGGAAGATGTTAAGCCGAGGAAAGTTGAATGAAATACCATTATTGTCAATTAAAATGACTTCAAAATCAAGAATATTTCCATctcataataataaattattaaatgctCAGTcatcacaaatataaaaatatacacagatatatttttaattatgaataaGTAGAcaatgataatagactaaacttaCACATATAAATTGTTCACTAAATCAAAATAGCTGACAGTTACAGAGCAACCTACCAAACACATTCCAAGTGTGTAAGGAAGATTAATCTGAACTATAGGATGACTATAATAGTTTTCAAAAGGTCTATATTTAAGGACTGCTTAGCTTAGTGATAGAGCTCTGCTTGCCATATACAAACAAGTTTATGGGCTTGATCTCAAGTGACATAAAAATTCTATTATCCAGAGATATGTAACCTGACATAAACAAAGGAACCCTGAATGTGTGACTTCAGGGTGTGATGTGAGGTGGGAAGAATAACCAGGTAGATCAAGCTTGTCAAGAGTCCTTAAAGgtggaagagacaggagaaagaatagaTTGTATCtctattttttgcttttaaaccTGGAGGATGGAAGGTAAAATCTAAGAAATGTCCTGAATTCTCAAAGGTtagattttcctttgttttggggAAAAGAACAAATATCTTAGTGACCCAGATGAGTGATAAAGAGATTTTTCCCTTAGATCCTCCACCAAGAATGAGTGCCTGATGACACTTTGATTTTATTGTCATGGCACCTACACTAGACTTCTCGACTACACAACTGTTAGATTGGATTTGGGATTATGTTGCCACTGGTTTGGAAAGTTGATATAGCAACTATAGGAAATAAACCCCCAGACTACATTCTGTGTATACACATTTATTTCTCCAACACATAGAATTCATCTGTATTGTCATGATGCATTATGTGATTAGATTTTATGTTGTAATTAGTCCTTTTAATATGTTAGAATTATAAGGAGTCAGTAGTCAGAAAATGGCCGGGAAAACCGAAATATCACTAAGCATTAGAACAATGAAAGGCTGCCCCCACTCAAGACAAAAATGTTACATTGCCTCTGTACTTCTTGCAGTGGGATTTCTCTGGTCAAGCAAGGTTCTGCTTTTCTGTAACACAAGGACCCGGAAGCACAAATGTTGGTAATTACATGTTAGTGAGGAGAGTATGGAGGAAATGAAAGGCCAGACGAAAATACCTTGAGGAGACAACTTGAAACTCCTAGCAAGTTGTAGAAGGCACATGCAGTCCTTACATGCTGTGAGACTTTTCAGCTCAAAAACAACATCCATTTGCTGACTGAATGCTCAGCATTTGCTGAATGAGTCAGTGAACTGACCGCAGAGAAGCAGTCATGAGGGTCAAGTGAGTGATATTTAGTTGCTCCTTTCACTTTGTTAGCTCAGTCAGTGTATTATTTACAGGCTTATTTTTCATACTGAGC contains:
- the Rgs18 gene encoding regulator of G-protein signaling 18 encodes the protein MEMSLVFFSQLNMCESKEKTFFKLMHGSGKEEARNESKIRAKEKRNRLSLLLQRPDFHGETQTSRSAFLAKETRVSPQEAEKWAESFDKLLSHRDGLDSFTRFLKTEFSEENIEFWVACEDFKKCKEPQQISLKAKAIYEKFIQNDAPKEVNLDFHTKEVITKSITQPTLQSFDAAQSRVYQLMEQDSYKRFLKSEIYLHLIEGRPQRRSNLRRRSRSFTYNEFQDVKSDVAIWL